In the Maribacter sp. MJ134 genome, one interval contains:
- a CDS encoding amidohydrolase, whose amino-acid sequence MYKSLYILVFLLVSQYTVQAQKTTDDVLKRLDAKSETYANIAQEIWGLAEMGYQEVKSSALLQKTLEDEGFTIKTGVAGIPTAFIAEYGSGNPVIGIMGEYDALPGLSQQAVAEKKSAGKVAGHACGHHLFGTASTAAAIATKDWLKANKMQGTIRFYGTPAEEGGSGKVYMVREGLFNDVDVALHWHPGAQNAASAGAALANKSAKFRFYGVSAHAAASPEMGRSSLDGVEAMNMMVNMMREHIPEKARIHYVITDGGKAPNVVPDFAEVYYYARHNTRDVVIEIFDRIVKAAEGAALGTGTTMDYEMIGGTHELLPNLTLQKLMHDNLSKIGGMEYTPEEKIFADKIAKSLGQDGVDSDTAKKIQPYKTEAKAFGSTDVGDVSFAVPTVGMSASTWVPGTPAHSWQAVAAGGTSIGNKGMMIAAKTLTLTAIDLFKNKQLVSEARKEFVDRRGTDFKYIPLLGERSPALDYRN is encoded by the coding sequence ATGTACAAATCCCTTTACATCTTAGTTTTCTTACTCGTATCCCAGTATACCGTACAGGCTCAAAAAACAACGGATGATGTTTTAAAAAGATTAGATGCCAAAAGCGAGACCTATGCCAACATAGCTCAAGAGATTTGGGGTTTGGCCGAAATGGGTTATCAAGAGGTTAAAAGTTCTGCTTTACTTCAAAAAACACTGGAAGATGAAGGCTTTACCATAAAAACAGGCGTTGCCGGAATACCTACGGCCTTTATTGCGGAATATGGTAGTGGAAATCCCGTAATCGGGATTATGGGCGAGTATGATGCCTTGCCCGGATTATCCCAACAAGCAGTAGCCGAAAAAAAATCAGCCGGAAAAGTAGCGGGGCATGCCTGTGGACATCACCTGTTCGGCACGGCCTCTACTGCTGCCGCAATCGCTACCAAGGACTGGCTAAAGGCCAATAAGATGCAAGGGACCATTCGTTTTTATGGAACTCCTGCCGAAGAAGGTGGTTCTGGAAAAGTCTACATGGTACGAGAAGGACTTTTTAATGATGTAGATGTTGCCCTTCATTGGCATCCCGGAGCTCAAAATGCGGCCAGTGCGGGAGCTGCGTTGGCCAATAAATCGGCTAAATTTCGTTTTTACGGTGTATCCGCCCATGCCGCGGCATCTCCAGAAATGGGTCGCTCCTCTTTAGATGGCGTGGAGGCCATGAACATGATGGTGAACATGATGCGAGAGCACATCCCTGAAAAAGCCAGAATTCATTATGTAATCACAGATGGCGGAAAAGCTCCGAACGTAGTTCCAGATTTTGCAGAAGTGTATTACTATGCGCGCCACAATACGAGGGATGTAGTCATCGAGATTTTTGACCGTATCGTTAAAGCTGCCGAAGGAGCCGCTTTAGGTACAGGTACGACTATGGATTATGAAATGATCGGCGGAACCCATGAACTACTGCCGAACCTGACATTACAAAAATTAATGCACGATAATCTATCCAAAATCGGTGGCATGGAGTACACGCCTGAAGAAAAGATATTCGCGGATAAAATTGCCAAGAGTTTAGGCCAAGACGGTGTTGACAGTGATACCGCTAAAAAGATACAGCCTTATAAAACGGAAGCAAAAGCTTTTGGCTCAACGGATGTTGGAGATGTTAGTTTTGCTGTACCCACGGTAGGTATGAGCGCCTCTACGTGGGTGCCAGGTACTCCCGCGCATAGCTGGCAGGCCGTTGCGGCGGGCGGAACCTCTATAGGCAACAAGGGAATGATGATAGCGGCAAAAACACTAACACTTACGGCTATTGATCTATTCAAGAACAAACAATTAGTCAGTGAGGCCAGGAAAGAATTCGTGGACCGAAGAGGAACGGATTTTAAATATATTCCTTTGCTGGGTGAACGGTCACCGGCGTTGGACTATAGAAATTAG
- a CDS encoding NUDIX hydrolase has translation MNFSIFEARLSKIKNLSLPGEASHFKMAPEERIEELLKDKFKKKNLRKAAVMALFYPDANHETKILCILRKTYKGVHSNQVAFPGGKVETTDRDLMETALRETHEEVGVHPSNVNVISEITKVYIPPSNFEVQPFIGLYPSPKPFVIQESEVEALLEISLVDFLQDHNVVSKKLSTSYASEMEVPAFKLNDYIVWGATAMMMSEIKDLLKQVL, from the coding sequence ATGAATTTTAGCATTTTTGAAGCAAGGTTATCAAAAATAAAAAATCTCTCGCTACCAGGCGAGGCATCACACTTTAAAATGGCGCCCGAGGAGCGAATCGAAGAACTTTTAAAAGATAAGTTCAAGAAGAAAAATCTAAGAAAAGCGGCTGTGATGGCACTTTTTTACCCAGATGCGAACCATGAAACTAAAATACTTTGCATTCTTAGAAAAACGTATAAGGGAGTACATTCCAACCAGGTGGCCTTTCCCGGAGGAAAGGTTGAAACTACGGATAGGGACTTGATGGAAACCGCTTTGAGGGAGACCCATGAAGAAGTAGGGGTACACCCAAGTAATGTAAATGTGATTTCGGAAATTACCAAGGTCTATATTCCACCCAGTAATTTTGAGGTACAACCTTTCATTGGTCTTTATCCTAGTCCCAAACCATTTGTGATACAAGAATCTGAAGTGGAGGCACTACTGGAAATTTCTTTAGTAGATTTCTTACAAGACCACAATGTAGTCTCAAAAAAATTAAGCACTTCGTATGCTTCCGAGATGGAAGTACCTGCCTTTAAACTAAACGATTACATCGTATGGGGAGCTACGGCAATGATGATGAGCGAGATAAAAGACTTGTTGAAGCAGGTGTTATAA
- a CDS encoding NAD(P)/FAD-dependent oxidoreductase, producing MNIPQSNYPRIVIVGGGFGGISLAQKLSKKEVQVVLLDKNNYHTFQPLLYQVSTGGLEPDSIAYPLRKVLIGYDNFFFRLAEVKEIQPEKKVLSTSIGEVSYDYLVVATGSETNFFGNKELEKNAMAMKSIPQSLNLRSLILENFEQALLTDDYHERDALMNFVIVGGGPTGVELAGALAEIKKGILPKDYPDLDTRRAQINLVQGGDRLLDAMSANASEKSEQFLEKLGVQVWKNTRVTGYDGKTVTTKTDLTFDTATLVWAAGVMGATIKGLDAKELLAGGNRLNVNEFNQVEGYPEIFAIGDIACMQSEDYPRGHPMMAQPAIQQGKHLGENLVRLIDGKSLKPFSYLDKGSMATVGRNKAVVDLKNLKFQGVFAWFVWMFVHLFFLIGFRNRVVVFVNWVYNYVRFDREARLIIRPFKRNYSQFKD from the coding sequence ATGAACATACCGCAGTCCAATTATCCAAGAATCGTTATTGTGGGAGGTGGTTTTGGCGGCATTTCCTTAGCTCAAAAACTAAGTAAAAAAGAAGTTCAGGTAGTGCTTCTGGATAAAAACAACTATCACACTTTTCAGCCTTTATTATATCAAGTTTCTACGGGTGGTCTGGAACCGGATTCCATTGCCTATCCTTTACGTAAGGTTTTGATCGGTTATGATAATTTCTTCTTTAGACTTGCTGAGGTAAAGGAAATACAGCCAGAAAAGAAGGTGTTAAGTACTTCCATAGGGGAAGTGAGTTATGATTATTTGGTTGTTGCCACCGGCTCGGAGACCAATTTCTTCGGGAACAAAGAGTTAGAAAAAAATGCGATGGCAATGAAATCCATTCCGCAATCCTTAAACCTTAGAAGTCTGATTCTCGAAAATTTTGAACAAGCCCTTTTAACGGACGATTACCATGAGCGAGATGCCCTAATGAATTTTGTTATTGTGGGTGGCGGACCAACAGGTGTGGAATTGGCAGGCGCCTTGGCCGAAATAAAAAAGGGAATTCTACCTAAGGATTATCCTGATTTGGATACGCGGAGGGCACAAATCAATTTAGTACAGGGAGGCGACCGACTTCTAGATGCCATGAGTGCTAATGCTTCTGAAAAATCAGAACAATTTTTAGAAAAACTGGGCGTGCAAGTTTGGAAAAACACTAGAGTTACCGGCTACGATGGTAAAACGGTAACCACCAAAACCGATTTAACCTTTGACACGGCGACCCTTGTTTGGGCGGCCGGTGTAATGGGAGCAACGATTAAGGGTTTAGATGCAAAAGAATTACTGGCCGGCGGTAACCGATTGAATGTGAACGAATTTAATCAGGTAGAAGGATATCCCGAGATATTTGCCATTGGTGATATTGCCTGCATGCAAAGTGAGGATTATCCAAGAGGGCATCCTATGATGGCACAACCGGCCATACAGCAAGGAAAGCATCTTGGTGAAAACCTGGTGCGTTTAATAGATGGAAAATCCCTGAAACCTTTTTCCTATCTGGATAAAGGCAGTATGGCAACAGTAGGTAGGAATAAAGCGGTGGTAGACTTGAAAAACCTTAAATTTCAAGGGGTTTTTGCTTGGTTCGTTTGGATGTTCGTGCACCTATTTTTCTTGATAGGCTTTAGAAATAGGGTAGTGGTCTTTGTAAATTGGGTGTATAATTATGTGCGCTTTGACCGTGAAGCAAGACTAATCATTAGGCCTTTTAAAAGAAATTATAGTCAATTCAAAGATTAG
- a CDS encoding peptidylprolyl isomerase yields MRLLYYFLTITALSILCSGCKDSPKKSESDAKQPVTTIDSVKRKEEKLVSEIQKDTFKLTEENAIDFFFEYQQNLKTTKVKMTTKFGSFVIQLYDNVPYHKANFIYLTKKGYFDYTQFHRVVKDFIIQGGNSDDKKTAQKRRDIGRYLLPPDTRKGYRHHRGTVSMPSSEINNPHMLASPYEFFIVVTKPGSYHLDGDFTPFGKVIEGMDVVDEINRQPVGKGDWPSQNIYIQKAEVVE; encoded by the coding sequence ATGCGCTTACTATATTACTTTCTGACAATTACCGCTTTATCGATTCTTTGTTCAGGATGTAAAGATAGTCCGAAGAAATCAGAATCTGATGCAAAACAGCCCGTTACGACAATAGATTCCGTAAAACGGAAAGAAGAAAAGCTCGTATCTGAAATTCAAAAGGATACCTTTAAGCTTACCGAAGAAAATGCCATTGATTTCTTTTTTGAATACCAGCAAAACTTAAAAACCACCAAAGTTAAAATGACCACTAAATTTGGAAGTTTTGTGATTCAACTCTACGATAATGTGCCCTATCATAAAGCAAACTTCATCTATCTTACGAAAAAAGGATATTTCGACTATACTCAGTTTCATAGAGTGGTCAAAGATTTTATAATTCAAGGTGGAAATTCTGACGACAAAAAAACAGCTCAAAAACGAAGGGACATTGGACGATACCTCTTACCTCCTGATACCAGAAAGGGTTACAGGCATCATCGTGGAACCGTATCCATGCCCAGTAGCGAGATAAATAACCCACATATGTTAGCTTCTCCCTACGAGTTTTTTATTGTAGTGACCAAACCTGGCTCTTATCATTTAGATGGTGACTTTACCCCGTTCGGGAAGGTCATAGAAGGGATGGACGTGGTTGATGAGATAAATCGTCAGCCCGTTGGCAAGGGGGATTGGCCTTCGCAGAACATTTATATTCAAAAAGCGGAGGTTGTTGAGTAA
- a CDS encoding RNA polymerase sigma factor, translating into MNKELEHQFVTELQDNQNIVHKVCTLYTNDRDSHNDLFQEITIQLWKAYPKFRGEAKFSTWMYRVALNTAITLYRKSKRRVDTQDYESVIYKIKADEYDETEEQQLKLMYKAVRQLGDIDKALVFMYLEDKNYMEISETLGITEVNARVKMNRIKNKLRTILNP; encoded by the coding sequence GTGAATAAAGAGCTGGAACATCAATTTGTGACGGAACTGCAGGACAATCAAAACATTGTTCACAAGGTCTGTACGTTGTATACAAACGACCGCGATTCTCATAACGATTTGTTTCAGGAAATAACCATTCAGCTGTGGAAGGCCTATCCAAAATTTAGGGGCGAAGCCAAATTTAGTACTTGGATGTACCGGGTTGCGTTGAATACGGCCATTACATTGTATAGAAAGTCTAAGCGACGTGTTGACACGCAGGACTATGAGTCTGTAATTTATAAAATAAAAGCCGACGAATACGATGAGACGGAGGAACAACAGCTTAAGTTGATGTACAAGGCAGTTAGGCAGTTAGGAGATATTGACAAGGCCTTGGTCTTTATGTACTTGGAAGATAAAAATTATATGGAAATTTCTGAAACACTGGGGATTACAGAAGTAAATGCCAGAGTTAAGATGAACCGTATCAAAAACAAATTAAGAACCATTTTGAATCCATAA
- a CDS encoding porin family protein — MKKLLFVTVLLSLMAYKSKAQDGMRFGAKAGLNVSSLGGDAVYSYDAKLGFHAGGVLEIPFSDKIIIQPEALISLQGSGGFFQDDLNFVYLSIPVVAKYNVWDALYIEAGPQVGLLLSNNLDGNTFGTGQNFDETNGLDLGLTVGAGYRLNENFYFQARFAAGFINAIEDVTSKNRVFQVSAVYFF; from the coding sequence ATGAAAAAATTACTATTTGTTACGGTATTACTCTCCTTAATGGCCTATAAATCAAAGGCTCAGGATGGAATGAGGTTTGGAGCAAAAGCAGGACTTAATGTTTCCTCTTTGGGTGGCGATGCTGTTTATAGCTACGACGCTAAATTAGGATTCCACGCCGGCGGCGTGCTGGAAATTCCTTTTTCAGACAAGATAATCATCCAACCGGAAGCGCTTATCTCTTTACAGGGAAGTGGTGGCTTTTTTCAGGATGATTTAAATTTTGTGTATTTGTCCATTCCTGTCGTTGCCAAGTATAATGTGTGGGACGCCTTGTATATTGAGGCCGGACCACAAGTGGGTCTTCTACTATCCAATAATTTAGATGGAAATACTTTTGGTACGGGTCAGAATTTTGATGAGACGAACGGGCTAGACCTTGGGCTCACCGTTGGCGCAGGGTATCGTTTAAATGAAAATTTTTACTTCCAAGCTAGGTTTGCTGCGGGCTTTATAAACGCTATTGAGGATGTCACCTCCAAAAATAGAGTTTTTCAAGTATCGGCAGTATATTTTTTCTAA
- the xerD gene encoding site-specific tyrosine recombinase XerD, with the protein MNWEHALKDFKSYLKIERGLADNSIKNYVWDIEKLVKFLETNKLKDSPLDIHKDTVERFVYEIAKEVNPRSQARIISGLKSFFIYLVFEDYRDNNPLDLIESPKIGRKLPDTISENEINQLIAAIDLSKKEGERNRAMLETLYGCGLRVSELIGLKISDLYFEEDFIKVTGKGNKQRFVPISNINKKYINIYKDEVRIHLKIQEGFQDILFLNRRGKQLTRAMVFTIVKDLAEHIGLRKNISPHTFRHSFATHLLENGADLRSIQQMLGHESITTTEVYMHVDRSHLAEVMNKFHPRK; encoded by the coding sequence ATGAATTGGGAACATGCCCTAAAAGACTTTAAATCCTACCTTAAAATAGAAAGAGGGTTAGCGGATAACTCTATAAAAAACTATGTTTGGGATATAGAGAAATTAGTGAAATTTCTTGAGACCAATAAGTTAAAAGATTCTCCCTTGGACATTCATAAAGACACGGTGGAGCGCTTTGTTTATGAAATTGCTAAAGAGGTTAATCCCAGGTCCCAAGCGCGTATTATTTCCGGACTTAAAAGTTTCTTCATCTATTTGGTCTTTGAGGATTACCGGGACAACAATCCCTTAGACCTCATAGAGTCTCCAAAAATTGGACGTAAGCTTCCAGATACGATTTCAGAAAACGAAATAAACCAACTCATTGCCGCCATTGATTTAAGTAAGAAAGAAGGAGAACGAAACCGAGCAATGTTAGAAACATTATACGGCTGTGGCCTACGTGTTTCGGAGCTAATCGGACTCAAAATTTCCGACCTTTATTTTGAAGAAGACTTTATCAAAGTTACCGGCAAAGGCAATAAACAAAGGTTTGTGCCCATAAGCAACATCAATAAAAAATATATCAATATTTACAAAGACGAGGTTCGTATTCACCTAAAAATCCAAGAGGGTTTTCAAGATATTCTTTTTCTGAACAGAAGAGGTAAACAGCTTACACGTGCCATGGTGTTTACCATAGTCAAGGATTTGGCTGAGCACATAGGGCTTCGCAAAAATATAAGTCCACATACCTTTAGACACTCCTTTGCGACGCATTTATTGGAAAATGGGGCAGACCTTAGGTCTATACAACAAATGTTAGGACACGAAAGTATTACTACAACGGAGGTATATATGCATGTTGATAGGAGTCACTTAGCTGAAGTGATGAATAAATTTCATCCTAGAAAATAG
- a CDS encoding glycoside hydrolase family 13 protein — MKEHLERLWWKEGIVYQIYPRSFQDTTGNGIGDLQGIIKRLDYIKSLGVTIIWLNPVYTSPNDDNGYDISDYRGIMSEFGTMEDFDQLLEEMKQRGLKLVMDLVVNHSSDEHQWFVESRKSRDNPFRDYYHWWPAEKGIPPKRWSYFDVEGNAWKYDETTNAYYLHYFSEKQPDLKWENPKLREEVYNAMRFWFEKGVDGFRMDVISFISKDTNYPELPQEYEGNFVPFYANGPNLHEYLNEMNNEVLSKYDVMTVGEAPGVTLKNALDFVDEDRKELNMFFHFDLMSLDRDGDEVFMMRKDKWKLTEFKKIHTDWDAVFSEKGWGSMYLNNHDFPRSVSRWGDDSKTHWYNSATMLQTFLLTMRGTPYFYYGEEIGMTNIRFQNITDYKDINTLNRYASVKNVGGDVSAFIENEKDASRDNARTPMQWDTSKNAGFSDEKPWIKVNDNYAEGINVASQENDRGSVLNYFRKMVQIRKDHLALIYGSYELLAPDNERVYAYTRTLEEDKYLILLSFSREREILTLEQFKGQNAKLLLANDDAVVHVKDGVFKVRPYHAMLYTID, encoded by the coding sequence TTGAAAGAGCATTTAGAAAGATTGTGGTGGAAAGAAGGTATCGTATATCAAATCTACCCTAGAAGTTTTCAGGATACTACAGGTAACGGAATAGGTGATTTACAGGGTATAATTAAGCGTTTGGATTATATAAAAAGCCTAGGGGTGACCATTATTTGGCTCAACCCGGTATACACCTCACCAAACGATGATAACGGTTACGACATAAGTGACTACAGAGGTATTATGTCCGAGTTTGGAACCATGGAAGATTTTGACCAGCTTCTTGAAGAAATGAAGCAAAGAGGTCTAAAACTCGTCATGGACCTTGTGGTTAACCATAGTAGCGATGAACACCAATGGTTTGTAGAATCTCGCAAGTCCAGGGATAATCCTTTTAGGGATTATTACCATTGGTGGCCAGCCGAAAAAGGCATACCGCCAAAAAGGTGGAGTTATTTTGATGTGGAGGGCAATGCATGGAAATATGACGAGACCACCAATGCATACTACCTGCATTACTTTTCCGAGAAGCAACCCGATTTAAAGTGGGAGAATCCAAAACTTAGGGAAGAAGTATACAATGCCATGCGTTTTTGGTTCGAGAAAGGCGTAGATGGTTTCCGTATGGATGTAATATCCTTTATTTCAAAAGACACGAACTACCCAGAGCTTCCCCAGGAATACGAGGGAAACTTTGTCCCCTTTTATGCTAACGGACCAAATTTACACGAATACCTCAATGAAATGAACAACGAAGTACTTTCTAAGTATGATGTGATGACGGTTGGAGAAGCTCCAGGAGTTACTTTAAAAAACGCATTGGACTTTGTAGACGAAGACCGAAAGGAACTGAACATGTTTTTCCATTTTGATTTGATGTCCCTAGACCGCGATGGAGACGAAGTTTTCATGATGCGAAAAGATAAATGGAAACTTACGGAGTTTAAAAAAATACATACCGATTGGGATGCTGTTTTTTCTGAAAAAGGCTGGGGTAGTATGTATCTTAACAATCACGATTTTCCCAGAAGTGTAAGTAGATGGGGAGACGATTCCAAAACACATTGGTACAACTCCGCGACCATGCTTCAAACGTTTTTATTGACCATGAGGGGCACTCCCTATTTTTATTACGGAGAAGAAATAGGTATGACGAATATTAGATTTCAAAATATTACCGATTACAAGGACATTAATACCCTGAACAGATATGCAAGCGTTAAGAATGTAGGTGGAGATGTATCTGCTTTTATCGAAAATGAAAAAGATGCCAGTAGAGATAATGCTAGAACCCCCATGCAATGGGACACCTCTAAAAATGCGGGATTTTCAGACGAAAAACCATGGATCAAGGTAAACGATAACTATGCAGAAGGTATCAATGTAGCATCACAGGAAAATGATAGGGGCTCGGTTTTGAACTATTTCCGTAAAATGGTTCAAATCAGGAAAGATCATTTAGCCCTCATCTATGGGAGTTATGAACTCCTTGCACCGGACAATGAACGGGTTTATGCCTACACGAGAACTTTAGAAGAAGACAAATATTTAATTCTTCTTAGTTTTTCTAGGGAACGGGAAATACTAACTTTAGAGCAGTTCAAGGGTCAGAATGCAAAATTACTCTTGGCAAACGATGATGCCGTAGTACATGTAAAAGACGGCGTATTTAAAGTACGCCCTTATCATGCCATGCTGTATACAATTGACTAA
- a CDS encoding lysophospholipid acyltransferase family protein, translating into MGLFKKNPFGHNLFLKKWLIRVLALLSHQRYKRFNTLDIEGSEIIRGLPDTNVLFVSNHQTYFADVVAMFHVFNASLSGREDSIKNLGYIWQPKLNMYYVAAAETMKKSLLTKILAYAGSISVQRTWRSEGQDVNRQVKMSDISNIGTALEDGWVITFPQGTTTPWKPLRKGTAHIIKKYKPLVVPVVIDGFRRSFDKKGLRVKKKGILQSMVIKEPLEIDYENESTEAIIEKLEYAIEQHPSFLKVISEKELLAYEEENKMRKWRNG; encoded by the coding sequence ATGGGATTATTCAAGAAAAACCCTTTTGGGCATAACCTATTTCTAAAAAAGTGGCTTATACGTGTTCTAGCGTTACTCTCGCACCAACGTTATAAACGCTTTAATACTTTGGATATTGAGGGTTCGGAAATTATAAGGGGTCTCCCGGACACGAACGTGCTTTTCGTGAGTAATCATCAAACTTATTTCGCAGATGTGGTCGCCATGTTCCATGTCTTTAATGCTAGTTTAAGTGGCAGGGAAGATTCCATTAAAAACCTAGGATATATTTGGCAGCCCAAATTAAATATGTATTACGTGGCCGCTGCAGAGACCATGAAGAAGAGTCTACTTACCAAAATTTTGGCCTACGCAGGGTCTATAAGTGTTCAGCGAACATGGAGGTCAGAAGGCCAAGATGTGAACAGACAGGTAAAAATGAGTGATATTTCAAATATCGGAACCGCTTTGGAAGATGGGTGGGTAATTACTTTTCCGCAAGGAACTACAACACCTTGGAAGCCACTTAGAAAAGGCACGGCCCACATTATCAAAAAATATAAGCCCTTAGTGGTACCGGTGGTCATAGATGGTTTTCGCCGTTCATTTGATAAGAAAGGATTACGGGTTAAGAAAAAAGGTATTCTACAATCTATGGTTATCAAGGAGCCGTTGGAAATCGATTACGAAAACGAATCTACCGAGGCCATCATTGAAAAATTAGAATACGCCATAGAGCAGCACCCGTCTTTTCTAAAAGTGATTTCGGAAAAGGAACTATTGGCCTACGAGGAAGAAAATAAAATGCGCAAATGGCGCAACGGTTAA